A stretch of the Candidatus Limnocylindrales bacterium genome encodes the following:
- a CDS encoding methyltransferase domain-containing protein — protein sequence MRDAAQASELGRSSAGSAFIMEHCPLCGGDRAEVLVDEEAVWARCGCGIVYKRSGSSPSADRLGDSCHERYYERYRRRHAHRVRKARMQILDALEVAERGPLLDVGCSLGYTLEAAHSLGLPACGVEISEHAIEHCRRLGLDARRGSLEALPFEDGAFAVVMLKHVFEHTPRPRQALAELRRVLSAGGTAFFAVPHLGYYKAARPRTSRFFRGEAGRAHFVYYSPETLSLLLEQEGFRVEHVHARLFHRRASLARRGAEAAMLPARLAVEWLRTAARLRKEFWLVASRSSQSVRQTLSATGVSVTPSSENPRRRDGVNARADA from the coding sequence ATGAGAGACGCCGCTCAAGCCAGCGAGCTTGGCCGCTCCTCCGCCGGGAGCGCCTTCATCATGGAGCACTGTCCGTTGTGCGGCGGCGATCGCGCCGAAGTCCTCGTCGACGAGGAAGCGGTGTGGGCACGGTGCGGCTGCGGCATCGTCTACAAACGCAGCGGGAGCTCCCCTTCCGCCGATCGCCTCGGAGACTCCTGCCACGAGCGCTACTACGAGCGCTACCGGCGCCGCCACGCGCACCGCGTGCGCAAGGCGCGCATGCAGATCCTCGATGCGCTCGAGGTCGCGGAGCGCGGCCCGCTCCTCGATGTCGGGTGCTCGCTCGGCTACACGCTCGAGGCGGCGCACTCGCTCGGTCTGCCGGCCTGCGGCGTCGAGATCAGTGAGCATGCCATCGAGCATTGCCGCCGACTCGGCCTGGACGCGCGGCGCGGGAGCCTGGAGGCGCTGCCATTCGAGGACGGTGCGTTCGCCGTGGTCATGCTCAAGCACGTCTTCGAGCACACACCTCGACCGCGTCAGGCGCTCGCCGAGCTTCGTCGCGTGCTCTCGGCCGGCGGCACCGCCTTCTTCGCCGTCCCTCATCTCGGGTATTACAAGGCGGCGCGGCCCCGCACGTCGCGCTTCTTTCGCGGCGAGGCCGGCCGTGCGCATTTCGTCTACTATTCGCCCGAGACGCTCTCGCTCCTGCTGGAGCAGGAAGGATTTCGCGTGGAGCACGTGCACGCGCGCCTTTTCCATCGCCGCGCATCGCTGGCGCGCCGCGGCGCCGAAGCGGCGATGCTGCCTGCACGCCTGGCGGTAGAGTGGCTGCGCACCGCCGCGCGGCTGCGCAAGGAATTCTGGCTCGTGGCGTCACGCTCCAGCCAAAGTGTTCGCCAAACGCTGAGCGCAACCGGCGTAAGCGTTACACCGTCGAGTGAAAACCCCCGGCGGCGTGACGGCGTGAATGCACGAGCAGACGCGTAA
- a CDS encoding ferritin-like domain-containing protein produces MSIASDDPKSAGAGSQQAPIPDKPFLTDIQTIRERARRHIEQGAVTAAYKADRETVLRLLNEALATEIVCVLRYKRHYFMASGLNATSVADEFLEHATQEQGHADQIAQRIVQLNGDPNFNPEGILTRSHAEYIEGGTLKEMITEDLVAERVAIDSYTEMIQYIGHDDPTTTRMLEGILATEEEHADDLQSLLDEMGE; encoded by the coding sequence ATGAGCATTGCATCGGACGATCCGAAGAGCGCCGGAGCGGGAAGCCAGCAGGCTCCGATACCGGACAAGCCATTCCTCACCGACATCCAGACCATCCGCGAGCGTGCCCGCCGGCACATCGAGCAGGGCGCGGTCACCGCCGCCTACAAGGCCGACCGCGAAACCGTGCTGCGCCTGCTCAACGAAGCGCTGGCGACCGAGATCGTTTGCGTGCTGCGCTACAAGCGGCACTACTTCATGGCCAGCGGCCTGAACGCCACCAGCGTCGCCGACGAGTTCCTCGAGCACGCGACGCAGGAGCAGGGCCACGCCGACCAGATCGCGCAGCGCATCGTGCAGCTGAACGGCGACCCGAATTTCAATCCCGAGGGCATCCTGACGCGCAGCCACGCCGAGTACATCGAAGGCGGCACGCTCAAGGAGATGATCACCGAGGATCTGGTTGCCGAGCGCGTCGCGATCGACAGCTACACCGAGATGATCCAGTACATCGGGCACGACGACCCGACGACGACGCGCATGCTCGAAGGAATCCTCGCCACCGAGGAGGAGCACGCCGACGACCTGCAAAGTCTGCTCGACGAGATGGGCGAGTAG
- a CDS encoding trypsin-like serine protease yields the protein MRFRLRVSASIASSALAIAVGVATAAAEQATPERAAPRITNGIRTLDRPTTGALLVANGSNFAQICSGTLIGCQTFLTAAHCVCQGSTFATCGTPSASAHAVYLQNAGILAVASIDVDPTYEFAVGGDVAVLTLATPVTGVSPTPINTVGTPGTGTSADVAGYGITSGASADNGVLREGVVEIEGCGGEVPESTHVCWAFESPLDAPGVDSNTCNGDSGGPLFVDFSGTEFVAGVTSGGVSTNCLPADVSFDTDVFVHRAFIQGIGGSDLSSTTCGSISQVGAPGTTETSIDFGFFIRSEVTCRKEIAKQYSRYVAQRLVLEQRCLDGVGAGERPGPCPDAETTERVALLEAKIDAGRIATRCPEHVIGHIGAQGACAGAADAADIAACILGAGASAVAEMLDVEYADAQPSGPIGDQAQQACQEGIASAMATYTKSSLKVLTKCQAQRGQQKTPSCPDAKALELLVKAEDKAAGEIASACDDATVAELDLQGGFGGTCAGVTDASTLVGCQLNEHQAIINELVALLEDPVMPATMTVDVPPGTALLRVTLNGRQVSLNDLDIYLKLGSAPTTSSFDFASFNGGMFEEIEVASPTAGTWHVLVDRFSGNLTIPYQLTATTFEP from the coding sequence ATGAGGTTCCGGCTGCGCGTCTCCGCCTCCATCGCGTCATCTGCATTGGCCATCGCGGTCGGAGTGGCGACGGCAGCGGCCGAGCAGGCAACGCCGGAGCGTGCGGCGCCGCGCATCACGAACGGCATTCGCACCCTGGACCGCCCCACCACCGGCGCGCTGCTCGTCGCCAACGGCAGCAACTTCGCGCAGATCTGCAGCGGCACGCTGATCGGGTGCCAGACCTTCCTGACGGCCGCGCACTGCGTCTGCCAGGGCAGCACCTTCGCCACTTGCGGCACACCATCGGCGTCCGCTCATGCGGTGTACCTGCAGAACGCCGGCATCCTTGCCGTGGCCAGCATCGACGTCGATCCGACCTACGAGTTCGCCGTCGGCGGCGACGTGGCTGTCCTCACGCTGGCCACACCCGTTACCGGCGTCTCTCCGACACCAATCAACACGGTGGGCACTCCCGGCACCGGCACCAGCGCCGACGTCGCGGGCTACGGCATCACCAGCGGGGCCTCCGCCGACAACGGCGTGCTGCGCGAAGGCGTGGTCGAGATCGAGGGCTGCGGCGGAGAAGTACCCGAAAGCACGCACGTGTGCTGGGCGTTCGAGTCGCCGCTGGACGCGCCCGGCGTGGACTCGAACACCTGCAATGGCGACTCGGGCGGGCCGCTGTTCGTCGACTTCAGCGGGACCGAGTTCGTCGCCGGCGTCACCTCGGGCGGCGTCTCCACCAACTGCCTGCCGGCCGACGTCTCGTTCGACACCGACGTGTTCGTGCACCGCGCGTTCATCCAGGGCATCGGCGGCAGCGACCTCTCGAGCACGACGTGCGGCAGCATCTCGCAGGTCGGCGCGCCGGGCACGACCGAGACGAGCATCGATTTCGGATTCTTCATTCGCAGCGAGGTGACCTGTCGCAAGGAAATCGCCAAGCAGTACAGCCGCTACGTCGCGCAGCGCCTGGTGCTGGAGCAGAGGTGCCTCGACGGCGTCGGCGCCGGCGAGCGCCCGGGCCCGTGCCCCGATGCCGAAACGACCGAGCGGGTGGCGTTGCTGGAGGCCAAGATCGACGCGGGCAGGATCGCGACCCGCTGCCCCGAGCACGTCATCGGCCACATAGGCGCGCAGGGTGCCTGCGCCGGCGCCGCCGACGCCGCCGACATCGCGGCGTGCATCCTCGGCGCCGGCGCGAGCGCGGTCGCCGAGATGCTCGACGTCGAATACGCGGATGCGCAGCCGTCGGGCCCGATTGGCGATCAGGCGCAGCAGGCCTGCCAGGAAGGAATCGCCTCGGCCATGGCCACTTACACGAAGTCGTCGCTCAAGGTCCTGACCAAGTGCCAGGCGCAGCGGGGCCAGCAGAAGACGCCGAGCTGCCCTGATGCCAAGGCGCTCGAGCTGCTCGTCAAGGCCGAGGACAAGGCGGCCGGCGAGATCGCTTCGGCATGCGACGACGCCACCGTGGCGGAGCTCGATCTGCAGGGAGGTTTCGGCGGCACCTGCGCCGGCGTCACCGACGCCAGTACGCTCGTCGGCTGTCAGCTCAACGAGCACCAGGCGATCATCAACGAGCTCGTCGCCCTGCTCGAAGATCCGGTGATGCCGGCGACGATGACGGTCGACGTGCCGCCAGGAACGGCGCTGCTGCGCGTGACGCTGAACGGCCGTCAAGTAAGCCTGAACGACTTGGATATCTACCTGAAGCTCGGCTCGGCGCCGACCACGTCGAGCTTCGACTTCGCATCGTTCAACGGCGGTATGTTCGAGGAGATCGAGGTTGCCAGCCCGACCGCCGGCACCTGGCACGTGCTGGTGGACCGCTTCTCCGGCAACCTGACGATACCCTATCAGCTGACGGCAACGACGTTCGAGCCGTAG
- a CDS encoding sterol desaturase family protein, with the protein MSRAVTADADFAVDAPALSAPESPRTLAEAARVFVRHGSPRFLLVANAVALIARIAAGGWSLGDVAIVAAIFALWPVQEWMIHVFILHFEPIRIGRWTLDFRVPIKHRAHHRDPWNLEILFIPVQGFFIALPLLLLIFVGLLPTVGLALTGLSFFMLMALRYEWVHFLVHTRYRPKSEYFKKLWRNHRLHHCKNEHYWFGVTMTGGDLLLRTSPDPASVPLSATVRTLGIESDTPLE; encoded by the coding sequence ATGAGCCGAGCCGTAACCGCTGATGCCGATTTTGCCGTCGATGCGCCTGCGCTGTCGGCTCCCGAAAGCCCGCGCACCCTGGCCGAGGCGGCGCGAGTGTTCGTACGCCACGGCAGTCCGCGCTTCCTGCTCGTCGCCAACGCGGTCGCGCTCATCGCCCGCATCGCCGCCGGCGGCTGGTCGCTCGGCGACGTCGCGATCGTCGCCGCGATTTTCGCGTTGTGGCCGGTGCAGGAGTGGATGATTCACGTCTTCATCCTGCACTTCGAGCCGATCCGGATCGGCCGCTGGACGCTCGACTTTCGCGTGCCGATCAAGCACCGCGCGCATCATCGCGATCCCTGGAACCTGGAGATCCTCTTCATCCCCGTGCAGGGCTTCTTCATCGCGCTGCCGCTGCTGCTGCTGATCTTCGTCGGCCTGCTGCCGACGGTGGGCCTGGCGCTGACCGGCCTGTCCTTCTTCATGCTGATGGCGCTGCGCTACGAGTGGGTCCACTTCCTCGTGCACACGCGCTACCGCCCCAAATCGGAGTATTTCAAGAAGCTGTGGCGCAACCACCGCCTGCATCACTGCAAGAACGAGCACTACTGGTTCGGAGTGACGATGACCGGCGGCGACCTGCTGCTGCGAACCTCGCCCGACCCCGCCAGCGTCCCCCTTTCTGCCACCGTCCGAACTCTTGGTATCGAAAGCGATACGCCGCTGGAGTAA
- a CDS encoding tetratricopeptide repeat protein, which translates to MALLLVAATIAGCATTGRGKAEDDDKAAAAQGLQGVPAAGIEGVSPEQLKQAGAAASTPAAPGHYTGVGGTSIAIVPPPAGAAFDENNPAHQLARCRDHVSRGEWFDAVGGCKRAAELAPTSPEPHAELMRIYVTIQSFRDAAASAERVIAMQPDNAVAYYYLGWALRGREEHAAAAAALEKAVALAPTRHEFVQALGITYCAAEDFGRGIARLEQAAQMNPSDPKSKRLLDSARAMLADKVAPYERAVAEKPEKAENHARLGSVYQKYGLVDRALAAYDSALAKIAEPLADKPPETRRLAAGLYYNRGVLYRALRRPELALPAFTRSYEIDASLAPQAYYSIGLTRLDQGDAAGAVSALMKSVELAPAVVENREALATALEKSGRAGEAKSQRDAVEAMRSGAAAAAAAEEAAQATPTETAAP; encoded by the coding sequence ATGGCGCTGCTGCTCGTTGCCGCGACGATCGCCGGCTGTGCCACGACCGGCCGCGGCAAGGCGGAAGACGACGACAAAGCCGCCGCCGCGCAGGGGCTGCAGGGCGTTCCTGCTGCAGGAATCGAAGGCGTCTCGCCCGAGCAGCTGAAGCAGGCGGGCGCCGCGGCGTCGACGCCGGCCGCGCCCGGGCACTACACCGGCGTCGGCGGCACGAGCATCGCGATCGTTCCGCCGCCGGCCGGCGCGGCATTCGACGAGAACAACCCGGCCCACCAACTCGCGCGCTGCCGTGACCACGTCTCGCGCGGCGAATGGTTCGACGCCGTCGGCGGCTGCAAGCGCGCTGCCGAGCTGGCGCCGACCTCGCCCGAGCCGCACGCCGAGCTGATGCGGATCTACGTGACGATCCAGTCGTTCCGCGACGCCGCCGCATCGGCCGAGCGCGTGATCGCGATGCAGCCCGACAATGCCGTCGCCTACTACTATCTTGGCTGGGCGCTGCGCGGACGTGAGGAGCATGCGGCGGCGGCCGCCGCGCTGGAGAAGGCGGTGGCGCTCGCGCCCACGCGCCACGAGTTCGTGCAGGCGCTCGGCATCACCTACTGCGCAGCCGAGGATTTCGGTCGCGGCATCGCGCGCCTGGAGCAGGCCGCGCAGATGAATCCGAGCGACCCCAAGAGCAAGCGCCTTCTGGATTCGGCGCGCGCGATGCTGGCCGACAAGGTGGCGCCCTACGAGCGCGCGGTGGCCGAGAAGCCGGAGAAGGCCGAGAACCATGCACGGCTCGGCTCGGTCTATCAGAAGTACGGCCTGGTCGACCGCGCGCTGGCAGCCTACGATTCGGCGCTGGCGAAGATTGCCGAGCCGCTGGCCGACAAGCCGCCCGAGACGCGTCGTCTGGCCGCCGGCCTCTACTACAATCGCGGCGTCCTCTACCGCGCGCTTCGCCGTCCCGAGCTGGCGCTGCCCGCGTTCACACGCTCCTACGAGATCGACGCGTCGCTGGCGCCGCAGGCCTACTACAGCATCGGGCTTACGCGGCTGGACCAGGGCGACGCGGCCGGCGCGGTCAGCGCCCTGATGAAATCGGTGGAGCTGGCACCAGCCGTGGTCGAGAACCGCGAAGCGCTGGCCACGGCGCTCGAAAAGAGCGGCCGCGCCGGAGAGGCCAAGTCGCAGCGCGACGCGGTCGAGGCCATGCGCAGCGGCGCGGCCGCCGCTGCGGCGGCCGAGGAGGCTGCGCAGGCCACGCCCACCGAAACCGCCGCGCCGTGA
- a CDS encoding serine hydrolase domain-containing protein, producing the protein MKTAQVEGYIHPDFWSVARLFKTMVPAGGPGGAALCIYHRGVKVVDLWGGSLDSNGSPWLQDTASVSYSTTKGIASTLLHILADRGLVDYDEPVARHWPEFAYGGKEKITIRQVMCHEAGLYDIRSMIDHARRMLDWDYMIRALEAATPIHPPGAAHGYHGLTYGYLVGEIIQRVSGKSFSQVLEDELATPLQLDGCYVGLPDALAHRKATLVAMGMNSGTGGTERARRYLAAINRWLRMLGIPVDLREAERALIPHGIDDLDFNSTEFAAATNPSANGVFTARSLARVYAALASGGELEGVRICSEKTVHRASTVQNTTVDRVVPFPMHWRLGYHRPFTLGVPVRHGIGHFGFGGSGAWADLDRNLAVALVLNSGVGTPFGDLRIVRISTAAARCADRR; encoded by the coding sequence ATGAAGACGGCTCAGGTCGAAGGCTACATCCATCCCGACTTCTGGTCGGTGGCGCGGTTGTTCAAGACCATGGTTCCGGCGGGCGGTCCCGGCGGCGCCGCGCTGTGCATCTACCACCGCGGCGTCAAGGTCGTGGACCTCTGGGGCGGAAGCCTCGACTCCAATGGCTCGCCGTGGCTGCAGGACACCGCCTCGGTGTCCTATTCGACGACCAAGGGCATCGCCTCGACGCTTCTTCACATCCTGGCCGATCGCGGCCTGGTCGACTACGACGAGCCGGTGGCCAGGCACTGGCCCGAGTTCGCCTACGGCGGCAAGGAAAAGATCACCATCCGGCAGGTGATGTGCCACGAGGCCGGCCTCTACGACATCCGCAGCATGATCGACCACGCCCGTCGCATGCTGGACTGGGACTACATGATCCGGGCGCTGGAGGCGGCAACGCCGATCCACCCGCCCGGCGCGGCGCACGGCTATCACGGCCTGACCTACGGCTATCTCGTCGGCGAGATCATCCAGCGCGTCAGCGGCAAGAGCTTCTCGCAGGTGCTCGAGGACGAGCTGGCAACGCCGCTGCAGCTCGACGGATGCTACGTCGGCCTTCCCGACGCCCTCGCGCATCGCAAGGCCACGCTGGTGGCGATGGGCATGAACTCCGGCACCGGCGGCACCGAGCGCGCGCGCCGTTATCTGGCGGCGATCAACCGCTGGCTGCGCATGCTCGGAATCCCGGTCGATCTGCGCGAGGCCGAGCGGGCGCTGATTCCGCATGGAATCGACGACCTCGACTTCAACTCCACCGAGTTCGCGGCTGCGACCAATCCCTCGGCCAACGGCGTCTTCACGGCGCGCTCGCTTGCCCGCGTCTATGCGGCGCTGGCATCGGGCGGCGAGCTCGAAGGCGTTCGGATCTGCTCGGAAAAGACGGTGCACAGGGCGTCCACGGTGCAGAACACGACGGTGGACCGGGTGGTGCCCTTCCCCATGCACTGGCGCCTGGGGTATCACCGTCCTTTCACGCTCGGCGTACCGGTACGGCACGGCATCGGACACTTCGGCTTTGGCGGCTCGGGCGCCTGGGCCGACCTGGACAGGAACCTTGCGGTGGCGCTGGTGCTCAACAGCGGAGTGGGAACTCCCTTCGGAGATCTTCGTATCGTCCGCATCAGCACTGCCGCCGCGCGCTGCGCCGATCGACGCTGA
- a CDS encoding DUF4345 family protein, with product MDLPVSVNTLGAIITACLGLLGLFFPLTAARLVRLEPQGEQGISELRATYGGIFLSIGLFAVIAQERNIFRVLGIGYLGAAGARAFSIWHDRSYSGANIGALVFEVVVGLILLIPWESFLGNRP from the coding sequence ATGGATCTTCCCGTCAGCGTCAACACTCTCGGAGCGATCATCACGGCCTGCCTCGGGCTGCTGGGCCTGTTCTTTCCGCTGACCGCGGCGCGTCTGGTGCGCCTGGAGCCCCAGGGAGAGCAGGGGATCTCCGAGCTGCGCGCCACCTATGGCGGCATCTTCCTGTCCATCGGCCTGTTCGCCGTCATTGCGCAGGAGCGCAACATCTTTCGGGTCCTCGGCATCGGCTATCTCGGCGCGGCCGGAGCGCGCGCGTTCTCCATCTGGCACGACCGGAGCTACTCGGGTGCCAACATCGGCGCGCTGGTCTTCGAGGTGGTGGTGGGGCTGATCCTGCTGATTCCCTGGGAATCGTTTCTCGGCAACCGTCCGTAG
- a CDS encoding TSUP family transporter — protein sequence MAAEPSQAAMLALACLIIAASSFLQGAVGFGHALVAAPLLTLIEPRLVPGPVTASSIVLSVLVLWRERHADVAAAGIAWTLAGRVPGSALGALAIALVPNERLAIFVAVLVLVAVAISTSGLHPRISRRSLLGAGVASGFMGTAAATGGPPLALLYQHFPGPTLRAALAANFALGGAISLAALALAGKYAAADVAPSVMLSVAAAAGFARSRVAADYFDAGRTRQAVLIVSAASSMAVLARELLRASAP from the coding sequence GTGGCAGCCGAGCCATCGCAGGCCGCGATGCTGGCGCTGGCCTGCCTCATCATCGCCGCCAGCAGCTTCTTGCAGGGAGCGGTCGGTTTCGGCCACGCGCTGGTGGCGGCGCCGCTGCTGACGCTAATCGAGCCGCGCCTGGTGCCAGGGCCGGTCACCGCCTCCAGCATCGTCCTGAGCGTGCTGGTGTTGTGGCGCGAGCGGCACGCGGATGTCGCCGCTGCCGGCATCGCTTGGACCCTCGCCGGGCGCGTCCCCGGCAGCGCACTGGGCGCGCTGGCCATCGCTCTCGTCCCCAACGAGCGGTTGGCGATCTTCGTGGCCGTGCTCGTCCTGGTGGCGGTGGCCATCAGTACATCCGGTCTGCATCCACGCATCTCGCGGCGCTCCCTTCTCGGGGCGGGGGTTGCCTCGGGATTCATGGGCACCGCTGCTGCCACCGGCGGTCCGCCGCTGGCGCTGCTGTATCAGCACTTTCCCGGTCCGACGCTGCGTGCGGCGCTGGCCGCGAATTTCGCGCTCGGCGGAGCCATCTCGCTGGCGGCGCTGGCGCTGGCGGGCAAGTACGCCGCCGCCGACGTTGCGCCGTCGGTGATGCTCTCGGTCGCGGCTGCGGCCGGCTTTGCCCGTTCGCGCGTCGCCGCCGACTACTTCGACGCCGGCCGCACCCGTCAGGCCGTGCTCATCGTCTCCGCCGCCTCGAGCATGGCGGTGCTGGCGCGCGAGCTGCTGCGCGCAAGCGCTCCGTGA
- a CDS encoding PhzF family phenazine biosynthesis protein produces the protein MSPPLLYLVDVFAERPYAGNQLAVVLGAEGWTTERMQAFAQETNFSETTFVPAPRLRDGGYDVRIFTPAEELPFAGHPTIGTAWLLRRFVQNGAGETVTLHLGVGDVAVTFDDANGLAWLAPRPPVLGDVRDRDTIAATLGITCGDLDEDLPCQDVSVGIRFVLVPVRSLDVLRALQPARLPQGSSGAATGVLCFAREAYDPGGDLAARMFFEARGLREDPATGSANACLAAYLSAHRVLGAEQVSARVQQGYEIGRPSTLYLRAQSPQHVQVGGRVVLVARGELA, from the coding sequence ATGAGCCCGCCGCTGTTGTATCTCGTCGACGTTTTCGCGGAGCGTCCTTACGCGGGCAACCAGCTTGCCGTGGTGCTCGGCGCCGAGGGCTGGACGACCGAGCGCATGCAGGCTTTCGCGCAGGAGACGAACTTCTCCGAGACGACGTTCGTGCCCGCGCCTCGCCTTCGCGACGGCGGCTACGACGTGCGCATCTTCACTCCGGCCGAAGAGCTGCCCTTCGCCGGGCATCCCACCATCGGCACGGCCTGGCTCCTGCGCCGGTTCGTACAGAACGGAGCCGGCGAGACGGTGACGCTGCACCTCGGCGTCGGCGACGTAGCCGTGACGTTCGATGATGCGAACGGGCTCGCCTGGCTTGCGCCGCGGCCGCCGGTGCTCGGCGATGTCCGCGATCGTGACACCATTGCCGCCACGCTCGGCATCACCTGCGGCGATCTCGACGAAGATCTGCCGTGCCAGGACGTCAGCGTCGGCATCCGCTTCGTGCTGGTTCCGGTGCGATCGCTGGACGTCCTGCGTGCGCTGCAGCCGGCGCGGCTGCCGCAGGGAAGCTCCGGCGCCGCCACCGGCGTCCTGTGCTTCGCGCGCGAGGCCTATGATCCGGGCGGCGACCTCGCCGCGCGCATGTTCTTCGAGGCGCGCGGTCTGCGCGAGGATCCGGCCACGGGGTCGGCCAACGCCTGTCTGGCCGCGTACCTTTCGGCCCACCGCGTGCTCGGGGCCGAGCAGGTGTCGGCGCGCGTGCAGCAGGGCTACGAGATCGGCCGTCCGTCGACGCTGTACCTGCGCGCGCAGTCGCCGCAGCACGTGCAGGTGGGCGGCCGGGTCGTGCTCGTCGCCCGAGGTGAGCTGGCATGA
- a CDS encoding DUF2905 domain-containing protein encodes MSGVPRMLILAGVALVVVGLAWPLVAKLGLGRLPGDIVVERESFRFYFPITTMIVINVVLWLLLRFFGR; translated from the coding sequence ATGAGCGGCGTGCCGCGCATGCTGATCCTGGCGGGCGTGGCGCTCGTGGTGGTCGGCCTGGCGTGGCCGCTGGTGGCCAAGCTGGGGCTCGGACGTCTGCCGGGCGACATCGTCGTCGAGCGCGAGAGCTTCCGCTTCTACTTCCCCATCACCACGATGATCGTGATCAACGTGGTGCTGTGGCTGCTGCTGCGATTCTTCGGACGATGA
- a CDS encoding DMT family transporter, translating into MKDRFGRGALLIAAAALAFSLMTVFVKLAGQRLPSQEVVLARALVSLVLSWLLLRRRGLSPWGTHRGLLFLRGLLGGLALACVFYSVTVLPLADATVLQYLYPTFTALLAALILGERAGRGVLVASIVSLAGVVMVSKPSVLLGTTAPALDPVHVAVAIAGAVLTALAYIDVKRLASLEHPLVIVFWFPLVTVPLTVPTLIGSFVWPQGIEWLWLLGVGVCTQAGQVLFTSGLLYESATRATALTYLQVVFAAMWGALFFGEVPDATTALGAMLVVSGALSLAWQGGAAPAPPPPDAEALPVEAEPAASSR; encoded by the coding sequence GTGAAGGACCGCTTCGGAAGAGGCGCTCTCCTGATCGCGGCGGCGGCGCTCGCGTTCAGCCTGATGACCGTGTTCGTCAAGCTGGCCGGGCAGCGGCTGCCCAGCCAGGAGGTCGTGCTCGCGCGCGCGCTGGTCTCGCTGGTGCTGAGCTGGCTGCTCCTGCGGCGGCGCGGCCTCTCGCCGTGGGGGACGCATCGCGGTCTTCTGTTTCTGCGCGGGCTGCTCGGCGGACTCGCGCTGGCCTGCGTGTTCTACTCGGTGACGGTGCTGCCGCTGGCCGACGCCACGGTGCTGCAGTACCTGTACCCCACGTTCACCGCGCTGCTGGCGGCCCTGATTCTCGGCGAGCGCGCCGGGCGCGGCGTCCTGGTGGCCAGCATTGTCAGCCTTGCGGGCGTCGTGATGGTCTCCAAGCCGAGCGTGCTGCTGGGCACGACCGCACCTGCGCTCGATCCCGTGCATGTGGCCGTGGCCATCGCCGGCGCGGTGCTGACGGCGCTGGCGTACATCGACGTCAAGCGCCTGGCGTCGCTCGAACATCCTCTCGTCATCGTGTTCTGGTTCCCTCTCGTCACCGTTCCGCTGACGGTGCCCACCCTCATCGGGAGCTTCGTCTGGCCGCAGGGCATCGAGTGGCTGTGGCTGCTCGGCGTGGGCGTGTGCACCCAGGCCGGGCAGGTGCTGTTCACCAGCGGCCTGCTCTACGAGAGCGCCACGCGCGCGACGGCGCTGACGTACCTGCAGGTGGTCTTCGCGGCGATGTGGGGCGCCCTGTTCTTCGGTGAAGTGCCCGACGCGACGACTGCACTCGGCGCCATGCTCGTAGTCAGCGGAGCGCTTTCGCTCGCGTGGCAGGGAGGCGCCGCGCCGGCGCCGCCGCCGCCCGATGCCGAGGCACTGCCGGTGGAGGCGGAACCCGCGGCCTCCTCCAGGTGA
- a CDS encoding DUF3995 domain-containing protein — protein sequence MESLLAASLIFVFAVLASLHLYWAVGGRRAFFAAIPEVDGALAFVPSRFATLTIATVLAACAAVVAASAGFLAVPVPGTVVRSLAAGLSVVLVMRAIGDFSLFGMFKKVDGTYFAEMDSRVYSPLCLVLAVGAVVATLPPQA from the coding sequence ATGGAGAGTCTGCTGGCTGCTTCGTTGATCTTCGTGTTTGCCGTGCTCGCGTCCCTGCACCTTTACTGGGCGGTCGGCGGGCGCCGCGCCTTTTTCGCCGCGATTCCGGAAGTCGACGGAGCGCTGGCCTTCGTACCGTCTCGTTTCGCGACACTGACCATTGCCACCGTCCTGGCGGCCTGCGCCGCCGTCGTCGCCGCCAGCGCGGGCTTCCTGGCCGTCCCCGTTCCCGGAACGGTCGTGCGCTCTCTGGCGGCCGGGCTGTCGGTCGTGCTGGTGATGCGCGCGATCGGAGACTTCAGCCTGTTCGGCATGTTCAAGAAGGTCGACGGCACCTACTTCGCCGAGATGGACTCTCGCGTGTACTCGCCGCTGTGCCTGGTCCTTGCCGTCGGCGCCGTCGTCGCGACGCTGCCGCCGCAGGCGTAG